Genomic segment of Erythrobacter sp. BLCC-B19:
CCCGGCCCGGGCTACCGCGTGCCGCTCGGCAAGGCGGCGATCGCGCGGGAAGGCACCGACATCTCGATCATCACCTATGGCCGCACCGTGCTTGATGCGCTGGCGGTGGCCGATGATCTGGCGAAGGAGGGGATTAGCGTCGAGGTCGTCGACCTGCGCACCATCGCCCCCTATGACGAGGCGACCGTGCTGGCTTCGGTCCGCAAGACCGGCCGCGCGCTGACCCTGCACGAAGCCGTGCGCCCCTTCGGCACCGGCGCGGAAATCGCCGCCAACATTCAGGAAAAGTGCTGGGACAGCCTCAAGGGCCCCGTCCGGCGCGTCGGCGGCACCTTCTCCGCCGTGCCCTTTGCGAGCCACCTCGAACAGGCGTGGATCCCGAACAAGGGCCAGATCATCGAACAGATCAAAGCAAGCATGGGCAAGCTCTAAATGGCCACCGAAATCCGTATCCCCAAGCTCGGCATGAGCGCTGTCGAAATGACCCTCGTCGAATGGATGTTCGGCGATGGCGAGCGCGTGGAGAAGGGCGACATCATCTACACGGTCGAAACCGACAAGAGCACCACCGAGATCGAGGCGCAGGCCAGCGGGATCATCCACCCCACCGGCGAGGAAGGCGCGGTCTACAAGGTGGGCGACTTGATCGGGACGATCGAGGAGTGACGTCCTCAAGTAGCGAAGCGGTAGGACTACAAGGACTCACCCCGCGCGAGATGCTGGCGAAGGTCTACGCCACCGCCGGCACCCGCGACTGGGCGGCGGTCGAGGCGCTGATCCATCCCGATTTCGTGCTCTACGAGGCCAACAGCCTGCCCTTCGCGGGCGAGTGGCGGGGCAAGGACGCGCTCCAGCGCTGCGCCGCCGCGATGTATGGCACCTGGGCCGACACGAAGCTCGAAATGCTCGACTGCACCGGCGGCGAGGCATGGGCGGTGATGGTGATCCGCCTGACCATGCACCCCAAGGACGGCTCTGCGCCCTTCACCCAGACGATCTGCGAGGCAGGCACCTTCGAGGACGGCCTCTTGCGCGAGCTTCGCATCCACTACTTCGACGCCGCCGAGGTCGCCGCGCGGGCGTGAGGCGGGCGGCTTTCGGGCCGATCAGATTCGCGGTTTGTCGGCGGGAACTGGCTGGGGAGGCGGCACCGGGGTCGCTTTCCGAACGTCCGCCTGCGGGCCTCGCTGGGGCCAGCTTCTGCACCCCTCGACCGCTTACGCACAATGGCGTATTCTCCCCGTCCGGGGCGCCGCCATAGAGCGAGGGCACAACAAGGGGGCCAATCCGGTGAAACAGTCGCTCATCAACCTGCTGCCGCCTGCGACCGTCGCGGCGATCCTTGCCTTCTGGGCTTTTGCCCCGGCCGCGTGGGTCGAAGGCGGCTGGGCGATCATGGCGGTGGGGCTGGCGACGCTCGCCTTTGTGCAGCTGCTCGAACTGGTGTTCGAGCGCCACGCAGGCTGGCGCATCAACGGGCGCGAGCTGGCGACCGATGTGTTCTACGTCGCCTTCGGTTACGGGGTGATCGGGTTCCTCACCGAAACGCTGGTCAACGGCCCGCTGGCGGAGCTGAAACAGTCGCTCGGCATCGCCACCCCCTGGCTCGCCGACAGCCCGTTCCTGGTGCAGGTGCTGGTGGTGATGTTCAGCTTCGAATTCGGGCAATACTGGATGCACCGCGCGATGCACAACTGGACGCCGCTGTGGCTGACCCATGCACCGCATCACCACATCACGCAGCTGAATGCGATGAAGGGTTTCATCGGCAACCCGATCGAACTGTTCCTGATCAGCCTCGGGATCACCGCTCTGCTCGATGTCGATCTGAACGCCCTTTTCGGCGCGATTACCGCAAGCGGCGCGATTGCGACCTATGCCCATGCCAATGTGCGCGCCAATCCGCCGATCTGGTTCGGGTTTTTCTTCACCACGATCCGCCACCACTCGCTGCACCACACCGCGCTCAGCTATGAGGACACGCGCTGCAACTATGGCAACAGCGTGATCTTCTGGGACCGGGTGTTCGGCACCTTCAAGGAAGGCGAGAGCGAGGTGGTGGGGCAGGATGACCGCCGCCGCCTCTCGATCTGGGAGCAGTGGACCTTCCCGCTACGCCCCTGGCTGGAAAAACGCGCCGCCGCCAAGGGCTGACGCGAGCTTACTCGTGCCGTAGCGCGTCGATCGGATCGAGCTTCGAGGCGCGGCTGGCGGGGTAATAGCCGAACACGATCCCCATGCCGGCGGCGAACAGGAAGCTGACGAGGTTGATCACCGGATCGAACACGAAGGGCACGTCGATCGCCGCTGCCAGTCCGAACGAGGCGACAAAGCCCAGCGCGATCCCGACGAGCCCGCCCAGCGCGCACAGCACCACGGCTTCGGTCAGGAACTGCAAGCGCACCTCGCGCGCCAGAGCGCCGATGGCGAGGCGGATGCCGATTTCGCGGGTGCGTTCGGTGACCGAGACGAGCATGATGTTCATGATCCCGATGCCGCCCACCAGCAGGCTGATCGAAGCGATCACCGCGACCATCGCGGTTAGCGCGCCGGTCGCCGCGCCGAGCGCCTGATTGACCTGTGCGGTGTCGATCACGTTGAAATCATTCGGTTCCTCGCCCTGCAACAGGCGGCGCTCGCGCAGCAGGGCGACGAGCGAATCCTGGATCACCGAGGCGGAATAGGCCGCGTCATACTTGACCACGAAATAGTCGAGGTTCTCGTTCCCGCGGAACCGCCGCTGGACGGTCTTGAGCGGCATGAACACCGCATCGTCGTCATCCGATCCGCCGCCGCCCTGGCCGCGTTCTTCCATCACCCCGATGACTTCGCACGACACATCGCCGAGCCGCATCTGCGCGCCCAAGGGGCTGGAGCCGGCCGGGAAAATCGCCTCGCGCACCTTGAGGCCAAGCAGGCAGACGTTCTTGCCGGCCTCCACTTCGTCGGCGGTGAAGGCGCGGCCTTCCTCGATCTTGATCGACTGGGCTTCGAGCAGGTCGTTGGTGCCGCCTTCCACCGAGGTGTCCCAGTCCTGCCCGTTGTAGAAGGCGGTGGTGCGCGCGCTGACGCTGCCAGCGGCGAGCTGCACCCCGGCGATCTGCTGGGACACCGCGCGGACATCGGCATCATCGAAGGGGCGGATCGTGCCGCGGGTGGTGCGCACCGGGAAGATGATGAAATTGCTCGCGCCCAGTGACGAAATCTCCTCCTGCACCGAAGCCGTGACCCCGTTGCCGAGCGTCACCATCGTCACCACCGCCGCCACGCCGATGATGATGCCGAGCGTTGTCAGGATCGAGCGCAGGATGTGCCGCCGGATCTCGCGCAGGGAAAGGAGGATGGTGGTGCCGAGCATCAGGCGGGGTGTCCTTCCGCCGC
This window contains:
- a CDS encoding biotin/lipoyl-containing protein → MATEIRIPKLGMSAVEMTLVEWMFGDGERVEKGDIIYTVETDKSTTEIEAQASGIIHPTGEEGAVYKVGDLIGTIEE
- a CDS encoding nuclear transport factor 2 family protein yields the protein MLAKVYATAGTRDWAAVEALIHPDFVLYEANSLPFAGEWRGKDALQRCAAAMYGTWADTKLEMLDCTGGEAWAVMVIRLTMHPKDGSAPFTQTICEAGTFEDGLLRELRIHYFDAAEVAARA
- a CDS encoding sterol desaturase family protein, which produces MKQSLINLLPPATVAAILAFWAFAPAAWVEGGWAIMAVGLATLAFVQLLELVFERHAGWRINGRELATDVFYVAFGYGVIGFLTETLVNGPLAELKQSLGIATPWLADSPFLVQVLVVMFSFEFGQYWMHRAMHNWTPLWLTHAPHHHITQLNAMKGFIGNPIELFLISLGITALLDVDLNALFGAITASGAIATYAHANVRANPPIWFGFFFTTIRHHSLHHTALSYEDTRCNYGNSVIFWDRVFGTFKEGESEVVGQDDRRRLSIWEQWTFPLRPWLEKRAAAKG
- a CDS encoding ABC transporter permease → MLGTTILLSLREIRRHILRSILTTLGIIIGVAAVVTMVTLGNGVTASVQEEISSLGASNFIIFPVRTTRGTIRPFDDADVRAVSQQIAGVQLAAGSVSARTTAFYNGQDWDTSVEGGTNDLLEAQSIKIEEGRAFTADEVEAGKNVCLLGLKVREAIFPAGSSPLGAQMRLGDVSCEVIGVMEERGQGGGGSDDDDAVFMPLKTVQRRFRGNENLDYFVVKYDAAYSASVIQDSLVALLRERRLLQGEEPNDFNVIDTAQVNQALGAATGALTAMVAVIASISLLVGGIGIMNIMLVSVTERTREIGIRLAIGALAREVRLQFLTEAVVLCALGGLVGIALGFVASFGLAAAIDVPFVFDPVINLVSFLFAAGMGIVFGYYPASRASKLDPIDALRHE